One genomic segment of Aulosira sp. FACHB-615 includes these proteins:
- a CDS encoding serine/threonine-protein kinase yields MTSILLNNRYQVIQVLGAGGFGETFLAEDTHMPSRRRCVIKQLKPIANDPQTYALIQQRFEREAATLEYLGESSDQIPRLHAYFSENGLFYLVQEWIHGATLTHVVETKGCQSETIVREILLSLLSVLDYVHSKGIIHRDIKPDNIILRSVDSKPVLIDFGAVKETIRTVAVKPGYPTQSMVIGTPGYMPSEQAIGRPVYATDIYSLGLTAIYLLTGKQPSELPTHQQTGEILWQNYAPPVSPQLAMVLNQAIKPQASDRYSTASKMLYALNSTANLPPSPTINPRPTELPSTQQTQAVSPPPKISPQNSQKPIWIFGGLIAFGLMTGIGLARLTRPQQSQAPITNNSDSPSSPISSSEPQEPPATPFLSTPSTSPQPPINSDTLSANNGTTDSNSPNESPESPVITNEQPVNSEPDNSPTTTDSQPTASPTPEAPPVEPEKPNKSKKVSTTSRQSVPAFPTGTDRSTVEATLGRPKRDFRGLWGDTRAVTYKVVPNQIDLGYLFDRNSGRLVQTEAAFAQSVDPQVMQNTLSGMLNGRVTPEIQQKLTQLQQRQKDDFSFNLGSVKGQVVRQNCDFIYISIWEADLHPIGDPSSAKQCS; encoded by the coding sequence ATGACATCTATTCTGCTGAATAATCGCTATCAAGTTATCCAGGTACTCGGTGCTGGTGGATTTGGGGAAACCTTTTTGGCAGAAGATACCCACATGCCTTCTCGCCGTCGCTGTGTGATTAAGCAATTAAAACCAATTGCCAATGATCCTCAAACCTACGCCTTGATTCAGCAACGTTTTGAAAGGGAAGCAGCCACGTTAGAGTATCTGGGCGAAAGTAGTGACCAAATTCCTCGACTCCATGCTTATTTTTCGGAAAATGGGCTGTTTTATCTGGTACAAGAATGGATTCACGGTGCAACGTTAACTCATGTTGTCGAAACGAAAGGATGCCAAAGTGAAACCATAGTCCGAGAAATTCTCTTGAGTCTGCTATCGGTGTTGGATTATGTGCATAGCAAGGGCATCATTCATCGTGACATCAAACCAGATAATATTATTCTGCGCTCTGTTGATAGCAAGCCTGTGTTGATTGATTTTGGTGCAGTCAAAGAAACCATCCGCACAGTAGCAGTTAAACCAGGATATCCAACACAATCAATGGTGATTGGTACACCAGGATACATGCCGAGTGAACAAGCAATTGGGCGGCCTGTTTACGCTACAGATATTTACAGTTTGGGTTTAACAGCGATTTATCTTTTGACTGGGAAACAGCCTTCAGAATTACCCACACATCAACAAACCGGGGAAATTCTCTGGCAAAATTATGCGCCGCCAGTGTCACCCCAACTAGCAATGGTGCTGAATCAGGCAATTAAACCCCAGGCGAGCGATCGCTACAGTACGGCTAGTAAAATGCTTTATGCTTTAAACTCTACAGCTAATCTGCCTCCATCCCCTACTATCAATCCTCGTCCAACCGAACTCCCATCAACTCAACAAACCCAAGCTGTTTCTCCTCCCCCAAAAATTTCACCGCAAAATTCTCAAAAACCAATTTGGATATTTGGTGGTTTAATCGCCTTTGGTTTAATGACTGGGATAGGACTAGCTCGCTTAACCCGTCCCCAACAGTCGCAAGCACCCATCACCAACAATTCCGACTCTCCATCATCTCCAATTTCATCTTCAGAACCCCAAGAGCCACCAGCCACCCCATTTTTGTCTACACCTAGCACTTCCCCACAGCCACCAATCAATTCAGATACTTTATCCGCCAACAATGGCACAACAGATTCTAACTCTCCAAATGAATCTCCAGAATCTCCAGTCATCACCAATGAGCAACCTGTAAATTCAGAACCTGACAATTCCCCAACCACAACTGATTCTCAACCCACAGCCAGTCCCACACCAGAAGCACCCCCGGTAGAGCCAGAAAAACCAAATAAATCAAAAAAAGTTAGTACCACTAGCCGTCAAAGCGTTCCCGCATTCCCTACAGGGACAGACAGAAGCACCGTAGAAGCAACTCTCGGCAGACCCAAAAGGGATTTCAGAGGTTTGTGGGGTGATACTCGCGCTGTCACTTACAAAGTCGTCCCAAATCAAATCGACTTGGGCTATTTATTCGACCGTAATTCTGGCAGGTTGGTGCAAACTGAAGCCGCATTTGCTCAATCTGTAGACCCACAAGTGATGCAAAATACTTTAAGTGGAATGCTAAACGGTCGAGTCACTCCCGAAATTCAGCAAAAACTCACACAACTCCAGCAGCGTCAAAAAGATGATTTCAGTTTTAATTTAGGTTCTGTGAAAGGACAAGTTGTCCGCCAGAATTGTGATTTTATTTATATCAGCATCTGGGAAGCTGACTTACATCCCATTGGCGACCCATCGTCTGCTAAACAATGTTCGTAA
- a CDS encoding histidine kinase has product MLKHDYMQVSQDQPNYFEAPLQLLLFVDGRPQSRQQVQRIRSYLKELQAEYHFEVQIIDVGQQPYLAEHFKLVATPALIKIHPEPRQVLAGSNIIAQLKNWWPRWQTAVDAYLKLQEDFQERIDENSRVSPPKSTINSVAVSAELIKLSDEIFHLKQEKEKLQEQLQFKDRVIAMLAHDLRNPLTAAAIAIETLQSNYNIESGSFQRLKPAMAAHLLKQARTQTKLIDRLIADLLQVGRGSDKEFPIIPQKIELGQLCLEVLEELGDRYTAKSQTLETDIPSDLPCVYADPERIRQVVVNLLDNAIKYTPVGGKITVAGLHRTTQKVQFSVGDTGPGIPAESRELIFENHFRLQRDEGTDGYGIGLCLCQRIIRAHYGQIWVDSTPNGGAWFHFTLPVYPF; this is encoded by the coding sequence GTGCTGAAACACGATTACATGCAAGTTTCCCAGGATCAGCCTAATTATTTTGAGGCTCCTCTACAGTTGTTGCTGTTTGTCGATGGCAGACCCCAGTCTCGACAACAGGTACAGCGAATACGCTCTTACTTAAAAGAGTTGCAGGCAGAGTATCACTTTGAAGTCCAAATTATTGATGTCGGTCAACAACCGTATCTAGCCGAACATTTTAAGTTAGTAGCTACGCCAGCGTTGATTAAAATTCATCCAGAACCAAGGCAAGTTCTGGCTGGAAGTAATATTATTGCTCAATTAAAAAACTGGTGGCCGCGTTGGCAAACTGCTGTAGACGCTTATTTAAAATTGCAAGAAGATTTTCAAGAACGTATCGATGAAAATAGTCGGGTATCACCACCCAAATCAACAATTAATTCTGTTGCTGTTTCCGCCGAACTGATTAAACTTTCTGATGAAATCTTTCATTTGAAACAAGAAAAGGAAAAACTTCAGGAGCAATTACAGTTCAAAGATCGAGTCATAGCGATGTTGGCTCATGACTTGCGGAATCCTTTAACGGCGGCAGCGATCGCTATTGAAACACTGCAATCTAATTACAATATAGAATCAGGCAGCTTTCAACGTCTCAAGCCAGCTATGGCCGCCCATTTGTTAAAACAAGCTCGGACTCAAACCAAGTTAATTGACCGCTTAATTGCTGATTTGTTGCAGGTAGGCAGAGGCAGTGATAAAGAGTTTCCAATTATACCGCAAAAAATTGAACTTGGACAACTTTGTTTAGAAGTGTTAGAGGAATTAGGCGATCGCTACACCGCCAAATCCCAAACCCTAGAAACAGATATTCCCTCAGACCTGCCTTGCGTCTATGCCGATCCAGAACGCATTCGCCAAGTCGTCGTCAACCTCTTGGATAATGCTATCAAATATACACCAGTAGGCGGTAAAATTACTGTTGCCGGCTTGCACCGCACCACCCAAAAAGTGCAGTTTAGCGTGGGCGATACTGGCCCTGGTATTCCCGCCGAAAGTCGTGAATTAATTTTTGAGAACCACTTCCGCCTGCAAAGAGATGAAGGTACTGACGGATATGGCATTGGTTTGTGTTTATGCCAGCGAATTATTCGGGCGCATTACGGTCAAATTTGGGTAGATTCTACACCTAACGGTGGAGCCTGGTTTCACTTTACGTTGCCTGTTTATCCGTTTTAG